In a genomic window of Ipomoea triloba cultivar NCNSP0323 chromosome 3, ASM357664v1:
- the LOC116012837 gene encoding transcription factor bHLH18-like has protein sequence MASFEDSSVLEGWFLDLEEDDECYNLGSHLQENSFDDFAAHKSFITQEENIVQQRSESPESYTSGYSIFMPNANNGNITRTATISFAGGFQFQEECFQAADQFEERPLKHLKGSDDYTKKQLPTSSSSTLHHNVVSGVNKGGDREKTPLSQDHILAERKRREKLNQKFIALSAILPGLKKSDKASVLEEAIRYVKELQENVKHLEQARNTRSEKTVVKRRKVISPAGDDLWEQGHDCSDVDDDKTAPEIEVMFSEKSVLIRVHSQERIPSLPTFLREIESLQLTILNSSAMPFGKNATDITLVAQMEEGFCMTTNDVVKHLQRYYTGT, from the exons ATGGCATCATTCGAAGATTCTTCAGTACTGGAGGGATGGTTTCTTGATTTG gaagaagatgatgagtgTTACAACTTGGGGAGCCATCTGCAGGAGAACTCGTTTGATGATTTCGCAGCTCACAAGTCTTTTATAACGCAGGAGGAGAATATTGTACAGCAGCGATCCGAGTCGCCGGAAAGCTATACTTCTGGTTATTCCATTTTCATGCCCAACGCCAACAATGGCAATATTACCAGAACAGCTACCATCTCTTTCGCCGGCGGATTCCAATTCCAGGAAGAATGTTTCCAGGCTGCAGATCAGTTTGAAGAACGCCCTCTCAAACACCTCAAAGGTAGTGATGATTACACTAAGAAGCAGCTGCCTACTTCGTCTTCTTCCACTCTTCATCACAACGTCGTTTCTGGGGTTAACAAGGGCGGCGATCGCGAGAAAACTCCTCTTTCCCAGGATCACATTTTGGCTGAAAGAAAACGCAGAGAGAAACTCAACCAGAAGTTCATTGCTCTCTCTGCCATTCTTCCCGGCCTCAAGAAG TCAGACAAAGCATCGGTTCTTGAAGAAGCCATCAGGTACGTGAAGGAGCTTCAAGAAAACGTGAAGCATCTGGAGCAAGCGAGAAACACAAGATCAGAGAAAACGGTGGTGAAGAGACGTAAAGTGATTTCTCCCGCCGGCGACGATTTGTGGGAACAAGGACACGACTGCTCCGACGTCGACGACGATAAAACTGCGCCGGAAATTGAAGTCATGTTTTCAGAAAAGAGCGTTCTCATAAGAGTACACAGCCAGGAACGGATTCCATCACTACCCACCTTTCTGAGGGAGATAGAATCGCTGCAACTTACCATTCTTAACAGCTCCGCCATGCCTTTCGGCAAAAATGCCACAGATATTACTCTGGTTGCTCAG ATGGAGGAGGGTTTCTGCATGACAACAAATGATGTTGTGAAGCATCTGCAAAG GTATTACACAGGAACATAG